The Verrucomicrobiota bacterium genome window below encodes:
- a CDS encoding cadmium resistance transporter, whose protein sequence is MQHHPPSGSKIQEHRMHHLFATLAWAAAAFISTNLDDLLLLASLFIGAEFSPGSVIVGQFVGMAVLVLASVAAAWLAVAAPRGWPALLGLVPLLLGLKRGWTWWRGRQGRSGVPNQGFIGTGQLQASHSPYATWTVTLLTIANGGDNLSVYIPLLAADRALIPVYAAAFIFLTGIWCLIGYGLTHQPLLRERLTRYSPVVTPVVLIGMGLKVLAGARITWP, encoded by the coding sequence TTGCAACATCATCCTCCGTCTGGCAGCAAGATTCAGGAACACCGGATGCATCACCTGTTTGCCACGCTTGCCTGGGCGGCCGCCGCCTTCATCTCGACCAATCTCGATGACTTATTGCTGCTGGCGAGCTTGTTTATAGGGGCTGAATTCAGTCCGGGCTCCGTCATTGTTGGTCAGTTCGTCGGGATGGCCGTCCTGGTGCTCGCCAGCGTGGCGGCGGCATGGCTTGCGGTGGCTGCCCCAAGGGGGTGGCCGGCGTTACTCGGGCTTGTTCCCCTGCTGTTGGGACTGAAACGAGGCTGGACCTGGTGGCGCGGGCGCCAAGGCAGGTCTGGTGTTCCAAATCAAGGGTTCATCGGAACCGGCCAACTTCAAGCCTCGCATTCACCTTACGCGACTTGGACTGTGACCCTCCTCACCATTGCCAACGGCGGGGATAATCTGAGCGTCTACATCCCGTTGCTCGCCGCTGATCGAGCCTTGATCCCCGTCTATGCGGCGGCCTTCATTTTCCTGACGGGCATTTGGTGCCTGATCGGCTACGGGTTAACGCATCAGCCGCTGCTGCGTGAGCGTTTAACCAGGTACAGCCCGGTCGTGACGCCGGTCGTCCTGATTGGCATGGGCCTGAAGGTCCTGGCCGGCGCACGGATTACCTGGCCGTAA
- a CDS encoding isoprenylcysteine carboxylmethyltransferase family protein: MFILNAWRYCVLWFYESLFPVFWIAFLIYWQIKAVATKTTRRLEPVASRILRAITFLIAIALFSTTRIPLRWLYLQPWPAGFWPFWLGATVMVAGLLFAVWAREHLGRNWSSSVTIKQGHELITTGPYAVVRHPIYTGILAGLLGTAIALSQVRGFIAFVLMVLILWVKLRIEEQWMRSQFGETYATYAHQTAALVPYLF; this comes from the coding sequence ATGTTTATCCTCAACGCCTGGAGGTACTGCGTGCTCTGGTTTTACGAATCCTTGTTTCCCGTTTTCTGGATCGCCTTTCTCATCTACTGGCAGATCAAAGCCGTCGCTACGAAAACGACCCGGCGTCTCGAGCCCGTCGCCTCGCGCATCCTGCGCGCCATCACCTTCCTGATCGCGATCGCCCTGTTCTCGACAACTCGCATCCCGCTGCGCTGGCTCTACCTCCAGCCCTGGCCGGCCGGGTTTTGGCCTTTCTGGCTGGGAGCTACGGTCATGGTCGCCGGCCTTCTCTTCGCCGTCTGGGCGCGAGAGCACCTCGGCAGGAACTGGAGCAGCTCCGTGACGATTAAGCAGGGCCACGAACTGATCACCACCGGGCCCTATGCAGTGGTTCGTCACCCCATCTACACCGGCATTCTGGCCGGGTTGCTTGGCACCGCGATCGCCCTCTCCCAGGTGCGCGGATTTATTGCTTTCGTCCTCATGGTCCTCATACTCTGGGTCAAGCTCCGCATAGAGGAGCAATGGATGCGCTCCCAGTTCGGGGAGACATACGCCACCTATGCGCATCAGACCGCAGCCCTGGTGCCTTACCTCTTCTGA
- a CDS encoding Uma2 family endonuclease, whose protein sequence is MHTIEQPMTVEAFDALPESVLPHQYIRGHLIVSPPPNRFHQRLAGELFVEISLFLRAHPALGEVYQAPFEVRLKGPEGEERYQPDVMFFARAHLDRLTDQCAVGVPDLVIEVLSPKTARYDRNEKRLGYAQNGAAELWIIDPKRKTAEVYRFSADVGRPPKVLKPGDVLSTGLLPGFELALSHLFG, encoded by the coding sequence ATGCACACCATCGAGCAACCCATGACTGTAGAGGCGTTCGACGCCCTGCCCGAGAGCGTGCTGCCTCACCAATACATTCGAGGTCACCTGATTGTGTCGCCCCCACCGAACCGCTTCCACCAACGCCTTGCGGGGGAGCTCTTTGTCGAAATCTCCCTGTTCCTGAGGGCCCATCCAGCTCTGGGGGAGGTTTACCAAGCCCCTTTCGAGGTGAGGCTAAAGGGGCCCGAGGGAGAAGAACGTTACCAACCCGACGTGATGTTTTTTGCCCGTGCTCACCTCGACCGGCTTACCGACCAATGCGCGGTGGGGGTTCCTGACCTGGTGATTGAGGTGCTCTCGCCCAAAACGGCGCGTTACGACCGGAACGAGAAACGCCTTGGTTACGCCCAAAACGGGGCGGCGGAGCTTTGGATCATCGATCCGAAGCGCAAGACCGCCGAGGTATACCGGTTCAGCGCAGATGTCGGGCGACCGCCGAAGGTGCTCAAACCGGGTGACGTGCTGTCGACCGGTTTGTTACCGGGGTTTGAACTGGCCCTGAGTCATCTGTTTGGCTGA
- a CDS encoding DoxX family protein, producing MIVLFVLLGSLILFRLLGSWGIPLFRTWHESTAYALAVMFCFTGAAHFGRMRTDLEKMVPPWVPDPKRAVWVAGLLEMLGAIGLLLPEMRQPAGICLIAFLIAVFPANIHAAQTGVKLGDRPVTPLWVRGPMQALLILLLAWAITARY from the coding sequence ATGATCGTCCTGTTCGTGCTTTTGGGAAGTTTGATCCTTTTTCGACTCCTCGGCTCATGGGGCATTCCGCTTTTTCGTACTTGGCATGAGTCGACCGCCTATGCGTTAGCCGTCATGTTCTGCTTCACCGGGGCCGCTCATTTTGGCCGAATGCGCACCGACCTTGAAAAGATGGTTCCCCCCTGGGTGCCTGACCCGAAACGGGCGGTGTGGGTGGCCGGCCTGCTGGAAATGCTCGGTGCCATCGGCTTGCTGCTTCCGGAGATGCGTCAACCGGCCGGCATTTGCCTGATTGCTTTCCTCATCGCGGTGTTTCCCGCGAACATTCACGCGGCCCAAACCGGCGTGAAGCTCGGGGACCGGCCCGTGACCCCCTTATGGGTCCGTGGCCCGATGCAAGCCCTCCTGATCCTCCTGCTTGCCTGGGCCATCACGGCTCGGTATTGA
- a CDS encoding MarR family transcriptional regulator: MRRKTTPLPPDHRGVHVWLVLMKTFHALNAQAQQSIEGTQLGDSEFRILEALLHKGPLPVNALGPKVWLTPGSISIAVDRLVRKGLVARRDEAGDRRVRRVELTAEGRALITAGFREHAAAMEQAASVLSTGERLTLLRLLKKLGKHAAERPA; the protein is encoded by the coding sequence ATGAGGCGAAAGACGACCCCCCTGCCCCCGGACCACCGCGGCGTTCACGTCTGGCTGGTCTTGATGAAAACCTTCCACGCGCTGAACGCCCAGGCCCAGCAGAGCATCGAGGGAACCCAACTGGGCGACTCCGAGTTCCGCATCCTCGAGGCGCTGCTGCACAAGGGTCCCCTGCCGGTCAACGCCTTGGGACCGAAGGTCTGGCTTACCCCCGGCTCGATCAGTATCGCCGTGGACCGGCTGGTTCGGAAAGGACTTGTGGCGCGCCGGGACGAAGCCGGTGATCGGCGGGTGCGCCGGGTTGAACTAACGGCCGAAGGGCGGGCGCTCATTACGGCGGGGTTCCGCGAGCACGCCGCAGCGATGGAGCAGGCCGCCAGCGTCCTTTCGACCGGCGAGCGGCTGACCTTGCTGCGGCTGTTGAAGAAACTGGGCAAGCACGCCGCCGAGAGGCCGGCGTAA
- a CDS encoding LLM class flavin-dependent oxidoreductase, translating into MEIGVDSFLAATLEPATGRPVDPARDLRRWLEAIVRADEVGLDAFGIGEHHRREYLDSAPAVILAAAAARTRRIRLTSAVTVLSAADPVRVFQEFATLDLLSEGRAELVAGRGSFIEAFPLFGLDLNDYDSLFAEKLELLLKLRDETHVRWSGRHRAALSGQAVYPRPLQDPLPVWLGVGGSPGSFVRAGTLGLPLMVAIIGGEPRRFRPLIDLYRKAGLRAGHSLEQLKVGLHALGYVAEDAAAAVDDFFPGYAQSFTEIGKERGWPPVTRAHYNAQLGPDGALLVGDPETVAEKILRLDAALGGISRLNFQMSVAALPHAKLLRAIELLGTQVAPRVRTALGSGSGEAPLRRRSDRAA; encoded by the coding sequence ATGGAGATTGGCGTTGATAGTTTTCTGGCCGCCACCCTCGAGCCCGCCACGGGCCGGCCGGTCGACCCGGCGCGCGACCTGCGCCGGTGGCTCGAGGCGATCGTGCGGGCCGACGAGGTTGGCCTGGACGCGTTCGGCATCGGCGAACATCACCGGCGGGAATACCTGGATTCCGCGCCGGCGGTAATCCTGGCGGCGGCCGCGGCGCGCACCCGTCGCATCCGGCTCACCAGCGCCGTAACGGTGCTGAGTGCCGCCGATCCGGTCCGCGTGTTTCAAGAATTCGCCACGCTCGATCTGCTTTCGGAGGGCCGGGCGGAACTCGTGGCGGGGCGGGGCTCGTTTATCGAAGCGTTTCCGCTCTTCGGGCTGGACCTCAACGACTACGATTCGCTGTTTGCCGAAAAGCTGGAGTTGCTCCTGAAGCTGCGCGATGAGACCCACGTCCGCTGGTCGGGACGGCACCGGGCGGCCTTAAGCGGGCAGGCCGTCTACCCGCGGCCGTTGCAGGACCCGTTGCCGGTCTGGCTTGGGGTGGGGGGCAGTCCGGGCTCGTTTGTGCGCGCCGGCACGCTGGGGCTTCCGTTGATGGTGGCCATCATCGGCGGCGAACCGCGCCGCTTTCGTCCCCTGATCGACTTGTACCGAAAGGCGGGCCTGCGCGCGGGCCATTCCCTGGAGCAGCTAAAGGTTGGCCTCCACGCCTTAGGCTACGTGGCGGAGGATGCCGCCGCGGCCGTCGACGACTTCTTCCCGGGTTATGCGCAGAGCTTCACCGAGATTGGGAAGGAGCGCGGCTGGCCACCCGTTACCCGCGCGCACTATAACGCCCAACTGGGGCCGGATGGAGCGTTGCTGGTGGGCGATCCCGAAACGGTCGCCGAAAAGATCTTGCGCTTGGACGCAGCTTTGGGCGGCATATCGCGCCTTAACTTCCAGATGAGCGTCGCGGCCTTGCCGCACGCCAAGCTGCTGCGCGCGATTGAACTGCTTGGGACGCAGGTCGCCCCTCGGGTGCGAACCGCGCTCGGGTCCGGCTCCGGGGAGGCGCCGCTACGGAGACGGTCAGATCGTGCGGCGTGA